The genomic region CCCAACCTGACTTATACGCCCAGCGCGGACTACTACGGTTCGGACAGCTTTACATTCACGGTCAATAATGGGGTCTACACCAGCGCTTCCGCAACCGTCACGATCAACGTCAGTTACGACCCGGCGGTGCAAAGCCTGACATCGAGCGCAAACATCGGCGGCGGGCTTCCGCTGACGGTGACGGCGACGATTTCCTCCCCCGCGCCGGCCGGTGGTTATTCGCTTAAGGTTTCCAGCAACTCCCCGGCGATTGACGACGGAGCGATCACGTTTGCGCCTGGATCCAGCACCGGTACGGTGGATCTGACCACCCATCCCGTGAACAACGACACACCGGTGACCCTGTCGGCGACCGCCGGCGGCGCCACGCAGACGGATAATGTTACGGTTCAAGCGATATTCCGGATCTTTGGTTTCAATGCTCCTTCCGGAAATGGCGGCGTCGCGGCGGCGGTCGGCATCGCGCTTTACGGTCCCGCCGGCCCGGGCGGCATTACAGTATCGTTGTCGAGCACGGACACGGGAATGGTCCCTCCGGGCACGACGGTGACGATCCCGCAAGGATCCACCGTGGCGTGGTTCCGCGTGGTTCCGAGCGCCGTGAATACCGACACGACAATCTCCGCGACCGCCACTCTGGGTACATTCAGTAAATCGGCGAATTACACGGTGCTCCATCCCGCGCTGCTGAGCCTGACGGCGCCTGCTTACGTGACGGCCGGATTGCCCTTTAAGGTGACGGCGACGCTGAAAACTCCGGCTCCCGCCGGCGGCGTGACGGTAGCAGTGGACAGCAACTCTCCGGGCGTTTCCGCTGGGTCGATCACGATCGCCGCCGGCGCGAAATCCGGATCGGCGACCTTCAGTTCTCATCCCGTCAACAGCACGACGCCGGTGACGCTCACGGGAACGTACGGAGGAGCTTCCGTAACCACGGATATCGCGGTGCAGGCCGGATTCCAAACGATTGGGTTCAACGCCTCCACGATAAACAGCGGATCGAAGGCGGCGATCGGCATCGCGCTTTACGGGCCGGCGGGGCCTGGCGGCGTTACCATCGCGCTGTCGAGCACGGACACGGGAATGATCCCTCCAGGCACGACGGTGACGATCCCACAAGGATCGACCTCCGTATGGATTCGGGTAACGCCGACCGCCGTGAACACCAACACAATCGTCTCCGTGACGGGCACTCTGGGATCGGACGTGAAATTTGCGTCCACGACCATCATCTCTAATGGGTAGGCGATAGGCGGTAATTTCGCGATGGATAAATGGCTGCGCCTGCTTGTGACGACCAGCTCCGCGCTGACGCTGATTCTGCTGATCGGCATCGTGATCTGGCTTTTGGGACATATCACGCATACACTGCTGATCTTCTCGCTGGGAGCGCTGCTTGCTTACGCGCTCGACCCCATGGTGGAGTGGCTGCGCCGTACCGGCGTCGGCCGCTCCAAGCGGGTCCCCAGCCGGGAAATGAGCGTCGCCGTGGTGGTCTGCTCGATCCTGCTGCTCTTCGGCTTCGGCTGCTGGTCGCTGGAGGGGCATCTGGTGACCGAGATGCGCGTTCTGCACGAGAACGGCCCTCGGTATCACGAGCATCTGCTCAGACTCGCCTCCGGCGTGGATGAGAAGCTAAGCGCGGCTGGCGTGAAGTTCAGCCTCACGGGCGCCATCGCGCATCCTCCGTCGGAGATCAAGGCGCTGGGGGCGCGGGCGGGCCGCGAGGCGCTCCCAGCGCTGGGGCATGTGTTCGGCGCGCTCGGCGAGTCGATCATCGTGCTGCTGATCGCGGTGTACTACCTGATCTTTGGTTCGGGAATGCGGTCGGGATTTAATGCGATGCTGCCCGAGGACTTGCGAACTCGAGTGGATCTCTGGGAAGACGATGTCAATCGTATCCTGGGCAGCTTCGTTCGCGGCCAATTGCTCATCGCCCTGGTGGTGGGCGCGCTGGCGGCGGTCGGCTGTCTGGCCCTGGGGCTGCATCTGTGGCTGCTCATCGGCCTGCTGGTGACGGGCGCGGCGCTCATTCCGGTCTTCGGACCGTATCTGGGCGCCATTCCCGCCGTGCTGGCGGCGGCGGCCAGTCCCACGCATTTGCACAACCCCGTCGCGGCGGTCTGCGTGATCCTGGTTTACTTCGTGATCATCAACGAGGTGGGATCGAAAATTCTGTATCCGAAACTCGTGGGGGAGGCGCTGGGACTGCACGCCGTCCTGGTCCTCTTTGTCCTATTCGCCGGCCTGGAGCTGGCCGGGGTGGTGGGCGTTTTGTTCGCCGCGCCGCTGACGGCGCTGACGATTGTCAGTGTCGTACACCTCTACCGATACTGGCAGGATCTGCCGGATTCTTCGCTCG from Capsulimonas corticalis harbors:
- a CDS encoding AI-2E family transporter — encoded protein: MDKWLRLLVTTSSALTLILLIGIVIWLLGHITHTLLIFSLGALLAYALDPMVEWLRRTGVGRSKRVPSREMSVAVVVCSILLLFGFGCWSLEGHLVTEMRVLHENGPRYHEHLLRLASGVDEKLSAAGVKFSLTGAIAHPPSEIKALGARAGREALPALGHVFGALGESIIVLLIAVYYLIFGSGMRSGFNAMLPEDLRTRVDLWEDDVNRILGSFVRGQLLIALVVGALAAVGCLALGLHLWLLIGLLVTGAALIPVFGPYLGAIPAVLAAAASPTHLHNPVAAVCVILVYFVIINEVGSKILYPKLVGEALGLHAVLVLFVLFAGLELAGVVGVLFAAPLTALTIVSVVHLYRYWQDLPDSSLADAAQRAAKQHSDKRITEKE